In a single window of the Acinetobacter sp. CS-2 genome:
- a CDS encoding chorismate mutase → MKKEKCESLEQARAQIDAIDTALIEMIATRQFYVDQATRFKRTVQDVQSPERVEQVIQKVRAQALDLGTDPDLVEHLYRQMIQRFIQRELREFRP, encoded by the coding sequence ATGAAGAAAGAGAAATGTGAGTCTTTAGAACAGGCCCGTGCACAGATTGATGCAATTGATACCGCACTCATTGAGATGATAGCTACCCGTCAGTTTTATGTCGATCAGGCTACGCGTTTTAAGCGTACTGTACAGGACGTACAATCTCCGGAACGGGTCGAGCAGGTCATTCAGAAAGTACGTGCACAAGCACTAGATTTGGGAACCGATCCTGATCTGGTGGAACATTTATATCGTCAAATGATCCAACGTTTTATTCAGCGCGAATTGCGAGAATTTCGTCCTTAA
- a CDS encoding solute carrier family 23 protein has product MSNWFPKWRPYEGSIDARPVGTNEYLPPAQSVVLGVQHAFAMFGATVLAPFLMGFDPNLAILMSGICTILFFLMTGGRVPSYLGSSFAFIGVVIAATGYAASGTGAPNTNLALAAGGIMACGILYAIFGFIVMATGTKWIEKLMPPVVTGAVVMIIGLNLAPVTVKGVAGNNFNMWMSLVTVMCMGSIAVFTKGLLQRLLLLIGLLLAYLIYYIVSNVMGHGTPINFAPIQQADWFGIPTFHSPVFDANAMLIIAPIALILVAENLGHIKAVGAMTGENLDPHIGKAFVADGLATTLSGGVGAPGMTTYGENIGVMAVTRVYSTIIFVFAGIFAVFLGLSPKFGAIIHTIPTAILTGASIVVFGLITIAGAKIWIENKVDFSKNKNLMVAAVTIILGTGDFALQFGSFNLGGIGTATFAALILNWFFSLGDKS; this is encoded by the coding sequence ATGTCCAATTGGTTTCCCAAATGGCGCCCGTACGAAGGCAGTATCGATGCACGTCCTGTCGGTACCAATGAATACCTTCCACCTGCACAAAGTGTAGTTTTGGGTGTACAACATGCTTTTGCCATGTTTGGGGCGACTGTACTTGCGCCCTTCCTGATGGGCTTTGATCCTAATCTGGCTATTTTAATGTCAGGCATCTGTACCATCCTGTTTTTCCTGATGACCGGGGGACGTGTGCCGAGTTATCTGGGTTCCAGCTTTGCCTTTATTGGGGTGGTCATTGCAGCAACGGGTTATGCCGCTTCGGGTACGGGTGCACCCAATACCAATCTGGCCCTAGCCGCTGGCGGTATTATGGCCTGCGGTATTCTGTATGCCATTTTTGGTTTTATTGTGATGGCAACCGGAACCAAATGGATTGAAAAACTCATGCCCCCTGTAGTGACCGGTGCTGTGGTCATGATCATCGGCCTGAATTTGGCACCGGTGACTGTTAAAGGCGTAGCAGGGAATAACTTCAATATGTGGATGTCACTGGTCACCGTGATGTGCATGGGTTCTATTGCAGTATTTACCAAAGGCCTGCTGCAACGTCTGCTGTTATTGATCGGTTTATTACTGGCTTACTTAATTTATTATATTGTTTCCAATGTGATGGGACATGGCACACCCATTAATTTTGCTCCAATTCAACAGGCAGACTGGTTTGGTATTCCTACCTTCCACTCACCGGTATTCGATGCCAATGCCATGCTAATTATTGCGCCGATTGCCTTGATTTTAGTGGCTGAAAACCTGGGGCATATCAAAGCAGTGGGTGCCATGACCGGTGAAAACCTTGATCCGCATATTGGTAAAGCCTTTGTTGCCGATGGTCTTGCAACCACTTTATCAGGTGGTGTCGGTGCTCCGGGGATGACGACTTATGGTGAAAATATTGGCGTGATGGCGGTGACTCGTGTCTATTCCACCATCATTTTTGTTTTTGCCGGTATCTTTGCGGTTTTCTTGGGACTTTCACCAAAATTTGGTGCCATTATCCATACCATTCCGACTGCTATCTTAACTGGTGCATCGATTGTGGTCTTCGGTTTAATTACCATTGCCGGGGCAAAAATCTGGATTGAAAACAAGGTTGATTTCTCTAAAAACAAAAACCTGATGGTGGCTGCGGTGACCATTATTTTAGGCACCGGTGACTTTGCCCTGCAATTCGGCAGCTTTAATTTGGGTGGTATTGGTACCGCTACGTTTGCAGCCTTAATTCTGAACTGGTTCTTTAGCCTGGGCGATAAATCTTGA
- a CDS encoding efflux RND transporter permease subunit: MNLGSNFNLSEWALKNKGLILYFMLLLGIVGIVSYSKLAQSEDPPFTFKVMVIQTYWPGATAQEVSLQVTDRIEKELMSTGNYERIMAYSRPGESLVTFVAKDSLRSNQIPDVWYQVRKKVGDIQHQLPSGVQGPFFNDEFGDTFGNIYVLTGKDYDYAILKEYADRLQLQLQRVKDVGKVNLVGLQDQKIWIELSNTKAVQLGIPVTTIQQALQQQNTVASAGFFETGTDRIQMRVSGQLKSIDELKQMPLLVAGKTIQLGDVADIYRGFSEPAQPRMRFMGENGIGIAVSMRKGGDILALGKNLEAEFAHLQKSLPLGMQLKKVSDQPVAVKRSVNEFMKVLAEAVIIVLLVSFFSLGFRTGLVVAFSIPLVLAMTFAGMNLFDVGLHKISLGALILALGLLVDDAIIAIEMMAVKMEQGYSRLEAAGFAWKTTAFPMLTGTLITAAGFLPIATAASSTGEYTRSIFQVVTIALVVSWFAAVLFVPYLGDKLLPDFNQDLLQKAPWYQRLWARLRRQPEPQAVLHHAGEHHDPYQTRFYQKFRGWVSQCISYRKTVIATTVGIFVLSVLMFKLVPQQFFPPSNRAEILVDLKLEEGASLTATENAVKKVEKFLSTKQGIDNYVAYVGTGSTRFYLPLDQQLPQASFAQFVVLASSLDDRDEIRKSLDHEIRKLLPDVRTRVSLLENGPPVGYPLQYRVSGEDLNLVRQWAHKVSAVIAENPNTTNVHLDWGEPSKVIQLNIDQDRARQMGVSTLDLSQFLNSSISGAVINQYREKRELIEIRLRGDQNERINVESLSSLAVPTANGGSVPLAQIAKIEYKFEDGLIWHRNRLPTITVRADIRTKLQPATVVGQLADKMDQLRAELPGGYLVEVGGTVEESARGQNSVNAGMPFFLAVVMTLLMIQLKSMSRAFIVFLTAPLGLIGVVLFLLLLNKPFGFVAMLGTIALSGMIMRNSLILIDQIEQDIQAGHDPWNAIIDATVRRCRPIVLTALAAVLAMIPLSRSIFFGPMAVAIMGGLIVATLLTLFFLPALYAQWFKVKKNSQTE, from the coding sequence ATGAATTTAGGCTCGAACTTTAACCTGTCGGAATGGGCACTGAAAAATAAAGGCTTGATTCTTTATTTCATGCTGCTACTCGGCATTGTCGGCATTGTGTCCTATTCCAAACTGGCCCAAAGTGAAGATCCGCCGTTTACCTTTAAGGTGATGGTGATTCAGACCTACTGGCCGGGCGCAACCGCACAGGAAGTGTCCTTGCAGGTGACGGATCGCATCGAAAAGGAGTTGATGAGTACCGGTAATTACGAACGCATCATGGCCTATTCGCGTCCCGGTGAATCACTGGTGACATTTGTCGCCAAAGATTCGCTGCGCTCAAACCAGATTCCCGATGTCTGGTATCAGGTGCGCAAAAAAGTGGGCGATATCCAGCATCAATTGCCGAGTGGGGTGCAGGGGCCGTTTTTTAATGATGAATTTGGCGATACCTTTGGAAATATCTATGTCCTGACCGGCAAAGATTATGACTATGCCATATTGAAGGAATATGCCGACCGTCTGCAACTGCAACTGCAACGGGTCAAGGATGTCGGCAAGGTCAATCTGGTAGGCCTGCAAGACCAGAAAATCTGGATTGAACTGTCCAATACCAAAGCGGTACAGCTCGGCATTCCGGTCACAACTATTCAGCAAGCCCTGCAACAACAAAATACCGTGGCCAGTGCCGGCTTTTTTGAAACTGGCACCGACCGCATTCAGATGCGGGTCAGCGGTCAATTAAAAAGTATTGATGAACTTAAACAAATGCCCCTGTTGGTGGCAGGAAAAACCATTCAGCTGGGTGATGTTGCGGACATTTATCGTGGCTTTAGCGAGCCGGCCCAGCCACGCATGCGTTTTATGGGCGAAAATGGGATTGGCATTGCCGTATCCATGCGCAAAGGTGGCGACATTCTGGCTTTGGGTAAAAATTTAGAAGCTGAATTTGCCCATTTGCAAAAATCTTTGCCTTTGGGTATGCAGCTAAAAAAAGTTTCCGACCAACCAGTTGCGGTGAAACGCAGCGTCAATGAATTCATGAAAGTGCTGGCAGAAGCGGTGATTATTGTCCTGCTGGTCAGCTTCTTTTCCCTGGGTTTTCGTACCGGTCTGGTGGTGGCATTTTCCATTCCACTTGTGCTGGCCATGACCTTTGCCGGCATGAATCTATTCGATGTCGGACTGCATAAAATTTCACTGGGCGCTTTAATTCTGGCGCTCGGTTTATTGGTGGATGACGCCATTATTGCCATTGAAATGATGGCCGTAAAAATGGAGCAGGGCTATAGCCGGCTCGAAGCGGCAGGTTTTGCCTGGAAAACCACGGCTTTTCCCATGCTGACAGGCACTCTGATTACTGCAGCCGGCTTTTTACCGATTGCTACTGCTGCGTCCAGTACCGGTGAATATACCCGTTCCATTTTCCAGGTGGTGACGATTGCCTTGGTGGTTTCTTGGTTTGCAGCAGTCCTTTTTGTCCCCTATCTGGGCGATAAACTGCTACCCGATTTTAATCAAGACCTGCTGCAAAAAGCACCGTGGTATCAGCGTTTATGGGCGCGCTTACGCAGGCAACCCGAACCGCAAGCTGTGCTACATCATGCCGGTGAGCATCATGATCCCTACCAAACCAGGTTTTATCAAAAATTTAGAGGTTGGGTGAGTCAGTGTATTAGCTACCGTAAAACCGTGATTGCGACGACAGTAGGTATTTTTGTGCTGTCGGTGCTGATGTTTAAACTGGTACCGCAGCAGTTCTTTCCGCCGTCTAACCGGGCTGAAATTTTGGTGGATTTAAAGCTGGAAGAAGGGGCATCACTCACGGCTACAGAAAATGCCGTGAAAAAGGTAGAAAAATTCCTGTCGACCAAACAAGGCATCGACAATTATGTGGCCTATGTCGGCACGGGTTCCACCCGTTTCTACTTGCCACTGGACCAGCAATTGCCACAAGCCAGTTTTGCACAGTTTGTGGTTTTGGCTTCATCCCTGGATGACCGCGATGAAATCCGCAAATCTTTAGATCATGAAATCCGTAAATTGCTGCCGGATGTGCGTACTCGGGTCTCGCTGTTGGAAAATGGTCCGCCTGTCGGTTATCCATTGCAGTATCGCGTTTCCGGTGAAGACCTGAATCTGGTGCGTCAATGGGCACATAAGGTTTCCGCCGTCATTGCAGAGAATCCGAACACCACTAATGTTCATCTGGACTGGGGCGAACCGAGTAAGGTCATTCAGCTGAATATTGATCAGGATCGCGCCCGTCAAATGGGAGTATCAACTTTAGATTTGTCACAATTCCTGAACAGTTCCATCAGTGGTGCTGTGATTAACCAGTATCGTGAAAAACGTGAACTGATTGAAATCCGTTTGCGTGGAGACCAGAACGAACGCATCAATGTGGAATCTTTGTCCAGTCTGGCCGTACCGACTGCCAATGGCGGTTCTGTACCTCTGGCGCAAATTGCCAAAATTGAATATAAATTTGAAGATGGCCTGATCTGGCATCGTAACCGTTTGCCGACCATTACCGTACGTGCCGATATTCGGACCAAGTTGCAGCCTGCCACCGTGGTCGGGCAACTTGCCGATAAAATGGATCAGCTACGGGCCGAATTGCCAGGCGGTTATCTGGTTGAAGTGGGCGGTACGGTCGAAGAGTCGGCTCGTGGACAAAACTCGGTCAATGCCGGTATGCCGTTCTTCCTGGCAGTGGTGATGACCTTGCTGATGATTCAGCTCAAGAGTATGTCTCGTGCATTTATCGTCTTTTTGACCGCACCTTTAGGCCTGATTGGAGTTGTACTGTTTCTGTTATTGCTGAATAAACCTTTTGGTTTTGTGGCAATGCTGGGAACCATTGCCCTGTCAGGCATGATCATGCGCAATTCTTTAATCCTGATTGACCAGATTGAACAGGACATTCAGGCTGGACATGATCCTTGGAATGCCATTATCGATGCAACCGTACGTCGTTGCCGCCCGATTGTGCTGACCGCCCTGGCCGCAGTATTGGCGATGATTCCACTCTCCCGCAGTATTTTCTTTGGTCCGATGGCGGTGGCGATTATGGGGGGCTTGATTGTGGCGACCCTGTTGACGCTGTTCTTTTTACCGGCATTGTATGCACAATGGTTTAAAGTGAAAAAAAATAGCCAAACGGAGTAA
- the dnaJ gene encoding molecular chaperone DnaJ: MAKRDYYEVLGVAKTASDDEIKKAYRKLAMKYHPDRNPDNPEAEEKFKEAAEAYEILSDSEKRSMYDRMGHNAFEGGMGGGGFGGGFSTEDIFSQFGDIFGGAFGGGGGRGQQRARRGSDLRYVMELTLEEAVKGVKKTITFTAPAPCEDCDGKGSKNPNDVETCKTCHGTGQVRMQQGFFSVQQTCSTCRGQGKIIKNPCNTCHGSGVKNRQQTLEVTIPAGVDNGDRVRLTGKGEAIRDGQSGDLYVEVVVREHDIFQRDGADLYMDVPVSIADAALGKEIQIPTLDGRVSLKIPEGTQTGKLFRLRGKGVKPVRTSMQGDLLCRVVVETPVNLTARQRELLKELQETMDGEDSKSSPKKKSFFGLFD; encoded by the coding sequence ATGGCTAAACGTGATTATTATGAGGTTTTGGGCGTCGCTAAAACCGCTAGTGATGATGAAATTAAAAAAGCCTACCGTAAGTTGGCGATGAAATATCATCCAGACCGTAACCCGGACAACCCTGAAGCTGAAGAAAAATTTAAAGAAGCTGCCGAAGCTTATGAAATTTTATCCGACAGTGAAAAACGCAGCATGTATGACCGTATGGGGCACAATGCCTTTGAAGGCGGCATGGGTGGTGGTGGCTTCGGTGGTGGTTTCAGCACTGAAGACATTTTTAGTCAGTTTGGCGACATCTTTGGTGGCGCATTTGGTGGCGGTGGTGGCCGTGGTCAGCAACGTGCACGTCGCGGATCAGACCTGCGTTACGTGATGGAATTGACCCTTGAAGAAGCGGTCAAAGGCGTGAAAAAAACCATTACTTTTACTGCACCTGCACCGTGTGAGGACTGTGATGGTAAAGGCTCTAAAAATCCGAACGATGTTGAAACCTGTAAAACCTGTCATGGTACAGGTCAAGTGCGTATGCAGCAAGGTTTCTTCTCTGTTCAGCAAACTTGTAGCACCTGTCGCGGTCAGGGTAAAATCATCAAGAACCCATGTAATACCTGTCATGGTTCTGGTGTAAAAAACCGTCAGCAAACCCTTGAAGTGACTATTCCTGCTGGTGTGGACAATGGCGACCGCGTACGTTTAACCGGTAAGGGTGAAGCGATTCGTGACGGCCAGTCTGGTGACTTATATGTTGAAGTGGTGGTGCGCGAGCATGACATCTTCCAGCGTGACGGTGCCGACCTGTATATGGATGTGCCGGTATCTATTGCCGATGCTGCATTGGGTAAAGAAATCCAGATTCCAACCCTGGATGGCCGTGTCAGCCTGAAAATTCCTGAGGGAACTCAAACCGGCAAACTGTTCCGCTTGCGTGGTAAAGGGGTTAAACCGGTACGTACCAGCATGCAGGGTGACTTGCTTTGCCGCGTAGTGGTCGAAACTCCGGTGAATTTGACTGCGCGTCAACGTGAGCTGTTAAAAGAATTGCAAGAAACGATGGATGGTGAGGACAGCAAATCATCGCCTAAGAAAAAATCGTTCTTCGGTCTGTTTGATTAA
- a CDS encoding TetR/AcrR family transcriptional regulator, with protein MQINVGRPKDLEKRQRILTAAKSLFLRCGYHGSSMNQIAQEAGVTKLTVYNHFQDKANLFVCAIVATCEELLSARPLNLQADSNFYQEFVHACELALNITNLPEAIKLERLLVELAAEQNPLAQTFYNACHLRMNALWENFFQQAIELGFIQPEALKNLTLLILSLLLGLRHHEVLLGVREVPTAEEKQQIILNSIEIFMLKYQKNP; from the coding sequence GTGCAAATAAATGTGGGTCGCCCCAAAGACTTAGAAAAACGTCAGCGCATTTTAACTGCAGCAAAAAGCTTATTTTTAAGGTGTGGCTACCATGGTTCCAGCATGAACCAGATTGCCCAGGAAGCGGGTGTCACCAAACTGACCGTCTACAATCACTTTCAGGATAAAGCCAATTTATTTGTCTGTGCCATTGTTGCCACATGCGAAGAATTACTCAGTGCTCGCCCCTTAAACCTGCAAGCCGACAGTAATTTTTATCAGGAATTTGTGCATGCCTGTGAGCTGGCCCTCAATATCACCAATTTGCCAGAAGCCATCAAACTGGAACGCTTATTGGTGGAACTGGCGGCGGAACAAAATCCACTGGCACAGACATTTTATAATGCCTGCCATCTGCGTATGAATGCACTGTGGGAAAACTTTTTTCAGCAGGCTATCGAATTGGGCTTTATTCAGCCAGAAGCTTTAAAAAACCTGACCTTACTGATCCTTTCTTTACTGTTGGGCCTGCGCCATCATGAAGTGCTGCTTGGGGTGCGGGAAGTACCCACTGCTGAAGAGAAACAGCAGATTATCTTGAACAGTATTGAGATCTTTATGCTGAAATATCAGAAAAACCCTTAA
- a CDS encoding efflux RND transporter periplasmic adaptor subunit, protein MSTVKIAVKTALVSMMIICSVTLLGCSTEATETEQVPFVMVTQPNSTHNEQKSYAGDVQARQQTALAFRVGGQIIERYVDVGDQVKMGQVLAKLDVKDAQLQLNAAKAQLESAQSAAKIAADERQRFKQLLPMNAVSRSQYDAVDNQYKSAMSALKQAQSNYQVTSNQTGYNQLIANKNGVITARNIEVGQVVAAGQAAYQVAIAGDREVVIGVPEQAISEIKVGQTAWVTLWSKPEEKFAGYIREISPAADQSRTFSVKVALREGNAAIQLGQSARVFFNNSQNNVLSVPLSSVSANGQQAYVWVVKPDQTIHKVAVNLGAYGRDSVPVLSGLNPQDYVVIGGVHLLREKQKIQPIDRENRAVKIQAGAAS, encoded by the coding sequence ATGAGCACAGTAAAGATTGCAGTAAAAACCGCCCTGGTCAGCATGATGATTATTTGCAGTGTGACTTTATTGGGCTGCAGCACGGAGGCAACCGAAACAGAACAGGTTCCGTTTGTGATGGTGACTCAGCCGAACAGTACTCATAATGAACAGAAAAGCTATGCCGGAGATGTGCAGGCACGCCAGCAAACAGCTTTGGCCTTCCGGGTGGGCGGACAGATTATCGAACGTTATGTCGATGTCGGCGATCAGGTCAAGATGGGGCAGGTGCTGGCAAAACTCGATGTGAAAGATGCCCAGCTGCAGCTCAATGCAGCAAAAGCTCAACTGGAAAGTGCTCAGTCGGCAGCAAAAATTGCCGCAGATGAACGGCAGCGCTTTAAGCAATTGCTGCCGATGAATGCGGTCAGCCGTTCGCAATATGATGCGGTGGATAATCAGTATAAGTCAGCGATGTCCGCGCTGAAACAGGCGCAGTCCAATTATCAGGTTACGAGTAACCAAACCGGTTATAACCAGCTGATTGCCAATAAAAATGGCGTGATTACTGCGCGTAACATTGAAGTGGGGCAGGTGGTCGCTGCGGGACAGGCTGCTTATCAGGTGGCGATTGCCGGTGATCGTGAGGTGGTGATCGGGGTACCGGAACAGGCCATTTCAGAGATTAAAGTCGGTCAGACAGCATGGGTGACCTTGTGGTCCAAGCCTGAAGAAAAATTTGCTGGCTATATACGTGAAATTTCTCCGGCAGCCGATCAGTCCCGAACTTTTAGTGTCAAAGTCGCTTTGCGTGAAGGCAATGCTGCCATTCAGCTGGGCCAGAGTGCGCGGGTATTTTTTAACAATAGCCAAAACAATGTACTCAGTGTGCCGTTGTCCAGTGTCTCGGCCAATGGTCAGCAGGCCTATGTCTGGGTGGTGAAACCGGACCAGACCATTCATAAGGTGGCCGTGAACCTGGGAGCCTATGGTCGTGACAGTGTGCCGGTATTGTCCGGTCTGAATCCGCAAGATTATGTGGTGATTGGCGGTGTGCATTTATTGCGTGAAAAACAGAAAATCCAGCCGATCGACCGGGAAAATCGTGCCGTGAAAATTCAGGCAGGAGCTGCATCATGA
- the ppc gene encoding phosphoenolpyruvate carboxylase produces the protein MIQQIDAPLREDVRLLGNLLGETLKEHAGQDLFNQVEQIRALSKGARDGQVEAEKQLEQLFLSLEDDEILPLTRAFTHFLNFANIAEQYNVVRSRRQSEFDEHAPSPNPLDHLFQKFKDHEISADTLFKQICELKIELVLTAHPTEVSRRTLIQKYDDINDCLFKSDQQKLTPRERKAVLQELKQLICSAWQTDEIRQHRPTPVDEAKWGFTTIEQTLWNAIPKFIRELDEMVEDHCGQRLPLTVAPVRFASWMGGDRDGNPNVTHNITQEVLWLSRWKAADLYLRDMEDLRWELSIQNCSDELMQALGHSHPEPYREYLRDTRERLKATRHWLAQKLQGQDADDHLVIKSKDELLQPLLLCYRSLIACNLPEIANGKLLDFIHRVNCFGIELLKLDIRQESGRHRQAISAITEYLGLGNFETWTEQARQNFLLQELQSKRPLLPKHLNEPKQSLIEHPDVQEVFATMRTLAEQPEESLGAYIISMAEYPSDVLAVLLLQKEAGIKHPLRVVPLFETLKDLDGAASTMNTLFNMHWYKQHIQGKHEVMIGYSDSAKDAGFMSANWAQYRAQEELTAIAKKHAVQLTLFHGRGGSISRGGAPTQQALFSQPPGSISGAIRVTEQGEMIRFKFGLEGIALQNLEIYTAATLEATLLPPPVPKDEWRELMHSMTDLSVQVYRQTVRENPHFVKYLRTVTPELELQMLPLGSRPAKRKVSGGIESLRAIPWVFAWTQIRLMLPAWLGTGAAINQVIHQGQKPLLDEMLQQWPYFQTLIDMLEMVLSKADSNVALYYESHLTEDEDLKVLGNELRQRLKDAVQTLLALKGESKLLSSNEVLDQSMRVRKPYLLPLHLLQAELMKRRRRYLAERQAEHTPVDHALMVSIAGIAAGLRNTG, from the coding sequence ATGATTCAACAAATTGATGCTCCACTGCGTGAGGATGTACGCTTACTTGGGAACTTACTGGGAGAAACCCTCAAGGAACATGCGGGACAAGATTTGTTTAATCAGGTGGAGCAGATTCGTGCCCTGTCCAAAGGTGCACGTGATGGGCAGGTAGAAGCCGAAAAACAGCTTGAACAACTATTCCTGAGTCTGGAAGATGATGAGATTCTTCCACTTACCCGTGCATTCACCCACTTTCTGAATTTTGCCAATATTGCCGAACAGTACAATGTGGTTCGAAGTCGCCGTCAAAGCGAATTCGATGAACATGCCCCCTCTCCCAATCCGCTCGATCATCTGTTCCAGAAATTTAAAGATCACGAAATTTCAGCCGACACGCTATTCAAGCAAATCTGTGAACTGAAAATTGAACTGGTGTTGACTGCACATCCGACTGAAGTCAGCCGTCGTACCTTAATTCAAAAATATGATGATATTAATGACTGCCTGTTTAAGTCTGATCAACAAAAACTGACCCCACGTGAACGCAAAGCCGTACTGCAAGAACTCAAACAACTGATTTGTTCCGCCTGGCAGACCGATGAAATCCGCCAGCACCGGCCAACCCCAGTCGATGAAGCGAAATGGGGCTTTACCACCATTGAACAGACGCTGTGGAATGCCATTCCCAAGTTCATTCGCGAACTGGATGAAATGGTTGAAGATCACTGTGGCCAGCGTTTACCTTTAACCGTTGCACCAGTGCGTTTTGCCTCCTGGATGGGCGGTGACCGTGACGGCAACCCGAATGTCACGCATAACATTACCCAGGAAGTGCTCTGGCTGTCGCGCTGGAAAGCGGCTGATTTATATCTGCGTGATATGGAAGACCTGCGCTGGGAACTGTCGATTCAAAACTGCAGCGATGAACTGATGCAGGCACTGGGCCATAGCCACCCTGAACCCTACCGTGAATATCTGCGGGATACCCGCGAACGCCTCAAAGCCACCCGTCACTGGCTGGCGCAAAAACTGCAAGGGCAAGATGCCGATGATCATCTGGTGATTAAAAGCAAAGATGAATTATTACAGCCTTTATTGCTGTGCTACCGTTCACTGATTGCCTGCAACCTGCCGGAAATTGCCAATGGCAAACTGCTGGACTTTATCCATCGCGTCAACTGCTTTGGCATTGAACTGCTGAAACTGGATATCCGTCAGGAATCCGGTCGTCATCGTCAGGCTATTTCTGCCATTACTGAATATCTGGGTCTGGGCAATTTTGAAACCTGGACCGAACAGGCGCGCCAAAACTTCCTGTTGCAGGAATTACAAAGCAAACGTCCGTTGTTGCCTAAACATCTGAATGAGCCTAAACAAAGCCTGATTGAACATCCGGATGTGCAGGAAGTGTTTGCCACCATGCGCACGCTGGCCGAACAACCGGAAGAAAGTCTGGGTGCGTATATTATTTCCATGGCGGAATATCCAAGTGATGTTTTGGCAGTGTTATTGCTGCAAAAAGAAGCCGGCATCAAGCATCCACTTCGTGTAGTTCCGCTGTTTGAAACCCTGAAAGATCTGGACGGTGCAGCCAGTACCATGAATACCCTGTTTAATATGCATTGGTACAAACAGCATATTCAGGGCAAGCACGAGGTGATGATTGGCTATTCCGACTCAGCCAAAGATGCCGGATTTATGTCTGCCAACTGGGCGCAATACCGTGCGCAGGAAGAACTGACTGCCATTGCAAAAAAACATGCAGTACAACTCACCCTGTTCCATGGCCGTGGCGGTTCCATCAGCCGCGGGGGTGCTCCGACCCAGCAAGCACTGTTTTCACAACCGCCAGGCTCGATTTCCGGTGCTATTCGCGTGACCGAACAAGGGGAAATGATCCGCTTCAAGTTTGGTCTGGAAGGCATTGCCTTACAAAATCTGGAGATTTATACCGCAGCCACTTTAGAGGCAACCTTATTGCCACCACCGGTGCCTAAGGATGAATGGCGTGAACTGATGCATAGCATGACCGATTTGTCGGTACAGGTGTATCGTCAAACCGTGCGTGAAAATCCACATTTTGTAAAATACCTGCGTACGGTTACACCGGAACTAGAATTGCAAATGTTGCCACTCGGTTCACGCCCGGCAAAACGCAAGGTCAGTGGTGGGATTGAATCCTTACGTGCCATTCCCTGGGTCTTTGCATGGACCCAAATCCGTCTGATGCTTCCAGCCTGGCTGGGCACTGGAGCAGCCATTAACCAGGTGATTCATCAAGGGCAAAAACCACTGCTAGATGAGATGCTGCAACAATGGCCATATTTCCAGACCCTGATTGACATGCTGGAAATGGTATTGTCCAAAGCAGATAGTAATGTCGCCTTATATTACGAATCACATTTGACCGAGGATGAAGATTTAAAAGTCCTGGGCAATGAACTGCGTCAGCGCTTAAAAGATGCGGTACAAACCTTGCTGGCGCTGAAAGGCGAATCCAAACTGCTCAGCAGCAATGAAGTGCTGGATCAGTCTATGCGGGTACGCAAACCGTATTTGTTGCCGCTGCATTTATTGCAGGCCGAACTGATGAAACGCCGCCGTCGCTATTTGGCAGAACGTCAGGCAGAACATACCCCAGTCGATCATGCCTTAATGGTGAGTATTGCCGGGATTGCAGCCGGATTGCGTAATACCGGTTAA